The Oncorhynchus gorbuscha isolate QuinsamMale2020 ecotype Even-year linkage group LG04, OgorEven_v1.0, whole genome shotgun sequence genome includes the window GGCGGTGTGGGGCTGACTCCACTGCGCTGGGCGGTGTTGCTGATTCCACTGCGCTGGGCAGTGTGGGGGTGATTCCACTGCGCTGGGCGGTGTGGGGCTGATTCCACTGCTCTGGATGGTGTGGGGCTGATTCCACTGTGCTGGGCGGTGTGGGGAAGATTCCACTACTATGGGTGGTAGGGGGTGATTCCACTGCACTGGGTGATTCCACTACGATGGATGGTAGGGGGTGATTCCACTGCACTGGGTGATTCCACTACTATGGGTGGTGTGGGGGTGATATGGACTAGGGTCCTATGGCACTTCCAGCTCCTCAGACTTgattgtagcctcccactgtgaacTACTGTTCCTTTACTGCAGATGTGTTTTTTGTTTGGTTAACGGCCTCCGAGGTTTTTATATTTGTGTTACCTCTCGCGGGTCGTTCAACAGGCAAAGCAGAGCAGGGCCGAGAAGGGCAGCCACCCGGAAGGCAGATACCCCAGCCCTCCGCCTCACTATACTGCCGTCCGCACAAAAATACTTTTGTGGGAAGAAGTGGAGATGTGGCTGTCTGGGCGTCACACTGCGCTGCACTTCAGGATCATTTAAAAGCCCCAGTTGGATCCTTTCCCCCATTCGCTTTTTAAAATCTTCTCCAGAATGACATATTAAATCAATATTTTGTGTTTGTTCAAAATAAACCGAATAGCCAGGGCTCCTATTTTCAGTATATTGAATCAAACCCTTTCCAGTGTTATTGCAGGCGTTTGCAGCAAAAAAACAGAGGGTTTACAAATATTTCTAATTCAAGCGTTCATTTGTAAAAAGGCCTGGAAAGAATAACACCCCTCTACAGTACAGAACTGTAGTATATCAAGTCTCAGGTTCCCCTCTACACTGATTCATGGGGTAGACGTGAAATATTGGGCCGTTCCTTTTGACTCATGAAATCAACAGAAAATATGGCGTCAAATGAGGCGTTGCGGCTCAGATGCGCTCGGTTGTTACGCAAGATAATATATGGCAGAAGAGTGATGGGATGTTTGTTTTTTCAGAGTCACTAAAGCAGCTAGACTAGAGCATCAGGATGGTTCTGGTCTGTGAAGGACTGAgcacgcacgtgtgtgtgtgtgtgtgtgtgtgtatggcggACGGTCTGCGCCTCTAGTGACACCCCAGCCCTGGGCCTGCCAACGCTGTGTAACCAGCGGTCTGATTTATGTCCCAGAGCCCTGCAGAGACTcttcctctggactgtatgttttaccagagagagaagagagccagGAAGAGTCTGGAAAGAACAGACCTacatgggttcaaatactatttaaaatCCTTTCAAATACTATTAGTGATTGATTGAGCTGCGACGGAACCAATAGAAAAGGATTAAAAGGGCAAACCCCGCCCACATGGCACTCCAGTCTGGCTAGAGCAAACGTCAAAGCCTTTGAAAGattttaaatagtatttgaacccaggtctaggAGAGAGTCTGCGGAGAGGGCTCACACTCACTGACCTGGAGTCTGTGCTGTCCGTCAAGCTTCCAGGAGGCGAGACTCTTCTCGGAGGAGCCAGAGATGCCCCTCTGCCCGGCGGGGTCAAAGTCCAGACACATGACGGGCTCAGGGTGGGCGGCCGCACGGCTCAGCACGGACCTCTGGGATACGTCCCACAGCGCCAGGGAGCCGTCCTCATAACCAGCCAGGAGGAGAGGGCCAGGGCTTGAGTCTGGCTAAGGGGGATGAAAGAGCGAAAGAGCGATAacgagggtgagagagggaaaagagagcaATGGGAAAAATAGCataggagatgggggggggggggtgttaccaTGGAAGCAAGAGGGCTGTGGAGACAGAGCAGGGATTATCTGTATGGGAGCACACTGACACTGTGTGACTGAGGACCATTACTCTCCAGCAGACTATTACAGTGCTTGTCACTATACTCCTCATCGGTATCTCTTCCTACAGGAGCAGCCCTGCAAATAGACTCATATACAGACGTATTCTATATATCATATTCTACTGCACATCCAGACAACAGCCTTTTACTATGTGTTTACTGGCTGACTGAAGGATCACCGGTATTGATCAGACAGGGAAGAGGAGTTATGAGGAGGAATACAGTGGGCTCCTAAATCAGTTGAGTGGATGAAAACAAGCAGAGAGCTTCATAGATTACGTCACAGctggagaaagggaggaagggagaaaaggAAAGGCGGGAGAAAGGGAGGGCGCCTCCCTCTCCCCGCCCCTGACCACGGGCCCACCATTCATCTTTCTCGGAAAGTAAACGCACAGCCCCCTCAGTCTGAAAGCCCCACCCCCTTACAACCACCACCTCACCTATCATTATGTCTTCTGGGGAAAAGTCAAGcacaaaacaaaaatagaatgcTGGCAGGTATCGCAACCCAACCAGTTTAGAGGGAGGATATCTCCATAACCATCAAGTATTTAGAAAGCAACTATGCTTCTCCTTCTCTTTATTGGTAACACTCGTCTTGGAGCCTTCGCTACAAACTTGACCCATCTAGAGGCTGGGCATACCATCTGGCCTCAAGCGATAGTGTGCCCTGCAAAGGCAAGGCTGATGGACAACAGAAATTCTTTCCATATGTGTAAGGAGCCAAGAGAACCGAAGACACTTTCTCCCCTCCTCCGCAAGTCCTCCTCTCACTTAACAGTACATTTCTCTTCTCAAGCCCTAAACAAATTATAGACAGACCCGTGTATTCCTTATAAACACGTCACTAACGAACGATATTAatgagattttaaaaaacaaataaaaacaaagtGAAAATCAGCGTTCCCCTGCCTGCCGGCTGGGTTTCTCTGGGTTGCTAAGCGTTACCGCCTGCTGCCCCTCGGCCCTTGCACTTCACTCTAAGAGTAGAAGCTCCTCGATTGACGATGTCACAGGGCGGAGGTCAGGGAACCCCGGGTAGACACCTAATTCATTACATCCTCCGTAGCCCCTCTATGAGAGGGCTCTCTGCTGGAGTAGGGCTCACGCTTCAGGGAAAGATTCATCATCGTAAAGCACCGTTGGCCAGATGGATGAACGGTGCACCCGGAGTCAGAGAAGTGGGGCCGCTGTACTGTACTCCATCAAACTGTTGTTCACCATCCAACACCATCTCCTAGGTGCAACccaaaatggccccctattccctataaagtgcactacttttgatcacaCACACGAAGCAAAGCTTAGGAGCACAGAGTGAGGTGAGGTCTGTACAGAATggcaccatatatatatatatatatatatatatatatatatatatatatatgtgtgtgaagCTTTGCTTCACTGAGTAGAGGGTCAGACTTGAGATTTTTCATGTGTTCTTCTAATAACCAAAGCAGGGTCACACATGCTCTACCAATCTGCTGTATGTAATGTAGCACACCATACTCAACCTGTTCATCATcatcagtcacacagtcacaggaCTCAAGACTACAGTACGTCCAAAACCAGTggtgtgaaagggagagagagagacagagagagagagacagagggagagacagagagggagacagagagagagacagagggagagacagagagggagagagagagagagacagagggagagacagagggagagagagagagagacagacagagagacagacagagggagagacagacagagggagagacagacagagggagagacagacagagggagagacagacagagggagagacagacagagggagagacagacagagggagagacagacagagggagagacagacagagggagagacagacagagggagagacaggcagagggagagacaggcagagggagagacagacagagggagagacagacagagggagagacagacagagggagagacagacagagggagagagacagagggagagacagacagagggagagacagacagagggagagacagacagagggagagacagacagagggagagacagacagagggagagacagacagagggagagacagacagagggagagacagacagagggagagacagacagagggagagacagacagagagagagacagacagagagagacagacagagagagagacagacagagcgagagacagacagagggagagacagacagagggagagacagacagagggagaggcccGGTGATGTGACTGATCAGGGGAAAGGAGCGGTGGGCACCCCACCACAGCAGCACATACGGAACCAATCCCATCCCCGTCCATCCATCCGCTCTAGTCCACTTCACTTCACTTCGCTTCGCCATGACGATGGCTGTGGGGCGATGAGCTGAGAGTGATGGATATCTGTATAGGAACATTTCCTTCTAGCCGGCAGCCTCTGTTCATGTTAAAAGCCTTGCACATCATACATCACGTCCACATCTCCCCTTCGCACAACACATGGAGGCACTTTCTCCCTCCGCTCGCCGGCCTTAGCCAATCAGAATGCGCCGTTAGCTCGTTTACCTTCCAGACCCAGACCCCATTACGCATGCTAACTTTAGGGAggcctggggaggagagaggagggggaagaacaCAGAGCAAAAACCCAAGAGGGGAGGGCAAATGAAAGAGCTCCGTAATATGGATTTAATCCTTTCCAAACGTCCAGCGTCGAGCGTTTAAAAGGCGCCAATAAATCTGTTCTCAGGTCTCCGTCAGCATGATGGAGGATCCTTGCTCTCACTCTGTggcgggatggagggaggagagagaaaggagagccaACTCATTGTCTGCCCTCCAGAGGGTCAGAGGTTGAGGAAACAGCGGGCTGCACCAGCAGGGATCACGTGGATAACGAGGTGAGCGTCTTGTGATTGACAGAAAGTGTGGGCAATATATTCAGGCTGCCTGTGTGTGGCTGGACCTACTATACCCCTCAACGCTTGGTAAACACATTCACACGCAGAAACGTGTAACACACAAagacgtacagacacacacacaaagaagtacacacaaacagtactgtagacacacacacattcactcacacagTACAAACTCTTGtgcgcacaaacacacattgTTTTCAACTCTCCCCTGGCAGTTAAGGTTCTGTATTGATCTccacccagcagcattgcagtgaGTTTTCAAGTAGCTCTGTGATCGTAACAGATGATTCTGGCCCGGTGTTGAAAGGATCAAACTGGAATGATTTAATGTAACCTGGGCCTGGTGTCTTACAGATCTGCATGCCTGCAAAAGTATCCCTCCCATTGACATTCCATAACTAATCATATTATTTTCTGGCACTTAACACTGAAACTGCATTGGCTTCCAAAATCTAATGAAAGGAAATAGTAAAGAACACAACaaggaaagaaaacaaaaaagtatTAAGCAATAAAGGACAATTACCATTGATGTCTGGTGATACATACAGCCACCCAAACTGCCCTAGgtcaacacacagtacacacacggCATCGCCTGCTCTGCTTCCTGCTGCCACTAAACTCCCAACGAACGCATACCCAAACCGCCCCTGTTGTGTCATCAAACCAACCGGCCGCAATTCATTAAACGTCTTGCATAAAGCAGAAAAGCAGAAATACTGCAGAGCAGGAAATATTAATTAACCATGAAAATAATTACAGGTCTCTTTCATGGGGGGGGAATAAAACTCGACAGTATTTACAAAACAGAGGGCGGTGAAGAATCTTTAGACGCAATGTGCAGCTGGCTGGTGGTTAGAGGGCTGGTTGAGTGGCTGATATATGGCTGTTGAACCCCAGCCCTTGCACACACTGTAATTACAGTGTTGGGACTCGACTCGCTCGTCGTCAATCGAGAAAGGCACTGGAAAAAAATGGCCCGGGACAAGTTCTAGCTATAAATCACAGAGCCAAGAGTAGTCTCATATTTGTTGACGTATCTTTTATGTATGCGTCTTGTCAAAGGCTCTCAGCCAATCCGTTTACAACCAGTAAAAATAGAAACAttaagaaggaagagagaggaagggaaaatacattttttctctctcccttttatgGTTGTAAAGTGAACTGACTGAACTCTATAGTGCAGTGTGATGCTGCACTGTAGCTGCAGGTGGCTAGACTGTGTCCCAAAAGGtatcctattccctttatagtacataggggctctggtcaaaactagtgcattATTTGggagatagggtgccatttgggacgcagccctAGACTTCTGGGAGAACAAGACAGTGTATTGGATACTCCTTGCCTGCCATAGCTTGATGCACATGACCATCCCCAGCTTGGCTTGTGGTATCAGGGAGCAAACTGGGCTCTTGCTGGGCAGCTCAATGATCTTCACCTGTAGGAAGAGGGACAAGTCAGACACCCAGGCAGAATAAGAAGCGGAGTTCTACATGGTTATTACATTCAAACTAAGTCATTAACTTTCCCACCCAGGCAAGAGATGATCAAACAAGCAGATATGtcgtggtgtaataatgttacatGTTATACTGCTCTATATTTGGTTTTATGTGtgatgtaagtgccttaatgtgtttggaccccaggaagagcagctaatggggatccataataaatataaAACATGAACAACGGAGACAAGGCAAACTTTAGGCCGGGTGCCAGTcacttcatttatttatttttcattttcatTAATCAAGTTCAAACTCGAATCCGTCATTTCAGCGCAGCAACAGGAAACATAACAGCTTTACACTTTATGGCCGTCTACTTCTTCTTATTTGACTCAAACAGAGTGGAGCGGAGCTACAGTCTATAATACATCGCAATAAGACCTGACTTCCTGACCTAGATACGCTGACACTGACTGATAAAATAGTCTAATGAAagcccatgagagagagagagagcctataGCTACTCCGTCTCTGTACCTAGATACAATCTAATGAGAGGGAGGCAGCCCCTATGGCTAGACTACTCAGTCTCTCTGACtgacacagaaacagagagatacaTCCTCATTAAGGCTCAGATTAAACATCCTGTTCAACAGACCAATCCGATTCACACATCACGTTACGcggaccaatcggattccacatCCCGTTTAAGGGAGTGATCTGTATTTTAATCGGGGTGCCTCATGTTTACCCCGAACTTGCCAGCCAGACAAAGAGGGCTTTAAGTAGCTGCTTCACTCGCTGTGCCTCAGGTGCACACACTGATATCCATAAATAAAACACCCACTCTTTTAATTAATGCTTTTGCAATGGAAGCAATCCGATGGCAACGAGGTAGCGAGGGAGAAACATTAAACCTGCCTGCCTCCCAAATTGATGGTGcaactccttccctccctccgccTCTGGCTCAGATCTACACCAGCGTGCCATGCTTTgtagctgagtgtgtgtgtgtggaggcatGGGTCTAGACCTATGATTAGGATCCCCTGGGAAAGGCATGGATGACTGTGGGAAAGGCATGGATGACTGTGGGGCAGCCAGGGGTGAGACAGGAGAGCGGGACAGAGTGATAagacagagggtgtgtgtgtgtgtgtgtgtgtgtgtgtgtgcgtgcgcacacATGAGTGCCATCACAATGTCATTATTGAGGGTGCTGGTCTTGCAGGTGCCCCGTGGCCTCGCCCTGCCGGTCTCTATAGGCTGAAGTTAGCGGTGGCACACCTGTCTCATTCATGTGAGGCTTCATCAGAACAGGGTGAATAACACGAATCTGAAGGCAATAACGGTGCCTGGAAAGCTGCCTGTCGCACACACTAAGAATAACTCACATGAAAGTGGGGGGAAGGTGAAATGTGCAATCATTCGTCTGTCATTGGCTGACACACACTAAACCTACGCCTGCTCACAAGTTTCTGTAAGAGATGCTTAAGCCCTTCCACAAACACaaatctctctcacccccctctcatcatccctcagcccctcccctccctctctcacctcctccatgGCTTCTCCAGCGTGGGCCAGTAGCCATCTCCCAGGGCCAGTCTCTAGCAGGGAACAGCGACAGAACCCCACACTGCCGGTCCACAGGGCGTCCGTGACATCACCGCGCCCCTCTGCCAGGTCCCACAAGCACACACGCATGTCGCGCCCCTGACTGCCCGACAGTACACAGATCATAATCACACACTAACCGCAGTGAGGCTACAGATGTATGGGCAAGGGTTCCCCAACGGGCAGCCAGCAGGCCGAACTCTTCCCGCTGCTGCTTTTATTTGGCCCCCCCAATTTTTTGGAGCATTTTTGGACAAAAATACTTCAACACCAGGatatcagctccaagtgatttttatttaggaaatctgttcaagtattcccacacataattAGAAAGACACACGGGTAAGCAAGgcttgaaattattatgttttagtcaaacattataTCCATTTGGGCTTCTTGCACTTCATTTTTTTGCACCCCCCCCCCGCCGACAATCTGCTCAAGAAAAAAACATTATAAAATCGTCccatggctgaatctagttgataaGAAAATCAATGGTCCAACCTCATGTCTCTATCATAATCCGTTCAAAAGGTTATTGGAGTTTTTACCCTAGTAGGTTGGCCAGGATTCGGGTGACTAAATCAATGGAGACCACAGAAAAAAAAGCAATAGGAAATCCGGACAATTGCACCTTGTAAACCAGGCTGGAATCTGTGCAAGGATTAAGGCTACCTGACAGGCTCACTCGTCATTCTAATCCGCAGGACATAAAACAAGAGAAAATGAATATCAATATTGACAAGTGACATGTGGTAttttcatatattattatttttctgttattttttgtttaattttacccctttttctccccaatttcatggtatccaattgtttttagtagctactatcttgtctcatacgggctcgggagagacgaaggttgaaagtcatgcgtcctccgatacacaacccaaccaagacgcactgcttcttaacacagtgcgcatccaacccggaagccagccgcaccaatgtgtcggaggaaacaccgtgcacctggcaaccttggttagcccggcccgccacatgagtcgctggtgcgcgatgagacaaggacatccctaccggccaagcactccctaacccggacgacgcttggccaattgtgcgtcgccccacggacctcccggtcgcggccggttacaacagagcctgggcacgaacccagagtctctgatggtaTACACTTTTCATGTTAATTTGAAATTCCAGTTCTGTCATGAAGATTTCTcaacaaaaaaaacaagcaaATCTCGCTGCAATGTCAACAGAGCAAGCACTGAGTGTATACCAAGCGTTTCTATTTTCAAATccttttacatttaattcagctTGTGTCatgctaacattgaacctggctAATTTCATACAGCTAAACAATGCGCATGGTAAGTAAAAACTGAAGAGCAGTTGAGGCCTGGTATTGTCAGTAAGGTAGTTCGTCATTACCTGATGAGAGTGTCTCTGGAGTGGAGCATGTTGAGCCAGGTGACAGAGGCTCCAGAATGACCTTCTAGAACCCTCTCAGCTCTTCTGGTGGTCAGGTTCCACACATGGACTGACCCCTGGCCTgagctacacaacacaacattcaAGTCCTCATCATTCTTACGTCATAAATATTCATCTGCATGTAACTAAAGCATGTTGTTACATATGAGACGTTTTCAAAAACAACAAATCATAAACCCAACCATTCAACAAGGGCATGTTTAAAAAAAGACAAGTGCTGCGTGTCTGGCTACTAATGCAGCTCAGCTGTTCTATGGAGACGGGGCGTGATCCCGTACCCAGAAAAGAGCAGGGGAGGGTCCCCTTCACAGCGGCCGAAGTGCAAGGCATTAAGGGGGGATCCAGCCCCCCTCAGGGTGTACAGGGGAGCAGGGGCAGGACGAGCCATCACTGGGTCACTCTCGAAGCTCTGGAGGTCACCACCACAGTCATCTCATCCACTGGACCACAAGCAAGATCCCGCAGTCACAACTGAACTGTGTTAAAAAGGAGAGAGGTCAACCAAACAATGGAGACAGTTTGAAGTGAGTTGGGTAAATCCTGTTCTGATTACAATGGAATTGAGGGGGTTGATAATAAGTGAAAGGAATGAGGGTGTAATTTTAACTTCATTTAGGTGAATTATTCCAATCAGTGCCGATCCAAATCCAGATCGGATAGTGAGATGGAGTTTGGCCAACAGGCAAAGCCTGGGCTGATGTCAACGGTGTCAACTATGATTGAGAAAGACCTTGCCATTAACAAAAGGGAATGAATGAATACTACTCTCCAGACAGAGCTGATTAGATTGACTCTTGTAGAAGGAATTTGTGCAAGTTAGAGGGATAATAATAACGTACCTAAAACAAGCCTTTAGTATCCATCTTCATTTGTTGctataaaaacaaatgttttggaCAGTGTCAAAAAGGATTATATTTCATACATCCTCAAATCCTCGGCCATCTTCCATTATGGTAATAATTTGAGAATGTCGAATAGACAGTCTATCTATTCACTACATAAATAAGGCCTGTGGGCATTAGGCGAAGAAAGAAGTGGATGAGATATTTCTTCCTCGTCCTTCTA containing:
- the gnb1l gene encoding guanine nucleotide-binding protein subunit beta-like protein 1 yields the protein MARPAPAPLYTLRGAGSPLNALHFGRCEGDPPLLFSGSGQGSVHVWNLTTRRAERVLEGHSGASVTWLNMLHSRDTLISQGRDMRVCLWDLAEGRGDVTDALWTGSVGFCRCSLLETGPGRWLLAHAGEAMEEVKIIELPSKSPVCSLIPQAKLGMVMCIKLWQPDSSPGPLLLAGYEDGSLALWDVSQRSVLSRAAAHPEPVMCLDFDPAGQRGISGSSEKSLASWKLDGQHRLQLQEPVALVNPGISQLCIRGDRKIVASAGWDHRVRVFGWKKLRPLAVLQHHTDMVLSLAFSDHQDPRNRMLAAGSKDQRISLWSIYNQGSSDTG